Proteins encoded by one window of Blautia faecicola:
- a CDS encoding cadherin-like beta sandwich domain-containing protein — MKRKWLALLLSCTMVVNTGVLPVAATTLDNESAVVQQMNEETSDTQEEAEEGTLKAESNFEEIAEDGDVLTADLESDTYWTTEGEKARTFQLGEENNVNDVFDYAAIAEKTDTSKYQISEIDVTIGENTLKHKVDADNKEDKTTAEEISECFRDDFVIGEDADEENFIGEGKVSLAGTANEDVTIEVIFEKVEQIADSEPAKDPAQDDADVIEDEQPAEDTTEQAEERTLLSYFRVSGTSEDFTFDKTTGEAPAVYVATDTTYISARVYPTSGDKDTSMNLTYSYTGTDGKEYEKELTCRGYYERFEAPFLAKSGKGNVLHIKASKGDVTEEYNITVKRTASLQGLTVEDQNGNPIAIDPSFNKTKTAYTVNVLDNNKTVTVKAVDPVETEYPDESQILFNGKASEDGSYKVDVADILEDGTTLVMKPDNGAEQATEYTLTIKKVTAISMEVKLDPENAQFCLYNAKNERVYPDGGKYYLLPETDYTYTAACDGYVGKSGTINYKADDTAVLDISLEKAADGQDLPQLDAEYGGFRADSNNQSVISSKTPITKESIEVKWERQMGTSVTPSSGSTPVIVDNKVYTQSGGKLYMLDKETGEILKSSDCFMNAGFNLIPVTYGDGMIFVPLGGGIQCFNASTLESLWCYKGRTGSCNSPIRYENGRIYVGFQMGDFVCLTTTDEDPSSQDEMKTPLWTSPSSGNNGYWWAGAWTNDNYVFAVNQGGALMVMDKNTGATVQKIQTKADKVRSDVSFYNGRIYFSTQSGYLYSYNLTADGKVDLDNLIEPLYYGGQSTCTPAVYNNRLYIGISSGSTFGEDGAAILVADINPENGAMTKAYLVPTKSDFAYCQTSGLIINGYEDEDGYVYVYFLVNSAKGSLYMVKDKPGMTAPDPESGLFYTPSHEQYCIASAVADSDGTIYLKNDSAWQCAIRRAESYLKSVEVTGGNAVIDGGKDFAGSVKEHSVTVDMDTESVTMNLTANEGTEIRMNGVPGAKQEIALTGDATTVEVELLKGESTRIYNFTIYRGPVLDSMEVTNNPNSGMGTKFTMDQTFDPANTEYTAGISTATKQVTDGYIWVSWADATDKLTAEAVSGVRGTPTIRTNYKGDTYVDVSFSERGVGVTTSATVKLTLTSEDGSRSRTYTVTLYTNNALPKVTLADDAVAERTDSTATVNVTTNKEGTLYYLVQKADAAAPDAETIEKDGKSIDAAEGENTLNIADLTKDGYKVYVMLKDANGAVSAVQSAELKELWIKGDLNDDGVVDLTDVSQLLDKITADEDVLLAVGDINGDGKIDLTDVSQLLDSVTAD; from the coding sequence ATGAAAAGAAAATGGCTTGCACTTTTACTGAGCTGTACCATGGTTGTCAATACCGGTGTATTACCTGTAGCAGCGACAACTCTGGATAATGAAAGCGCAGTTGTGCAGCAGATGAATGAAGAAACATCTGATACACAGGAAGAGGCTGAAGAGGGAACTCTGAAAGCAGAGAGTAACTTTGAAGAGATCGCAGAGGACGGAGATGTCCTTACGGCAGATCTGGAATCCGACACCTACTGGACGACAGAAGGTGAGAAGGCAAGAACCTTCCAGCTGGGTGAGGAAAACAATGTCAACGATGTATTTGATTATGCTGCAATCGCAGAAAAAACAGATACATCCAAATATCAGATCAGTGAGATTGATGTAACTATTGGTGAAAACACACTGAAACATAAAGTGGATGCGGACAACAAAGAGGATAAGACAACAGCGGAAGAGATCAGCGAATGTTTCAGAGATGATTTTGTCATCGGTGAAGATGCTGACGAAGAGAACTTTATCGGGGAAGGTAAAGTATCACTGGCAGGTACAGCAAATGAAGACGTGACAATCGAAGTTATCTTTGAAAAGGTGGAACAGATCGCAGATTCTGAGCCAGCAAAAGATCCGGCGCAGGATGATGCAGATGTGATCGAAGACGAACAGCCGGCCGAAGATACAACGGAGCAGGCAGAAGAGAGAACACTGTTAAGTTACTTCAGAGTATCCGGTACTTCCGAAGACTTTACATTTGACAAAACAACAGGTGAGGCACCAGCAGTATATGTAGCAACTGACACTACTTATATCAGCGCCCGTGTGTATCCGACATCCGGTGATAAAGACACCAGCATGAACCTTACCTATTCTTATACCGGTACAGACGGAAAAGAATATGAGAAGGAACTTACCTGTCGTGGATATTATGAGCGTTTTGAGGCTCCGTTCCTGGCAAAGAGCGGAAAAGGAAATGTTCTGCATATCAAAGCCAGCAAAGGCGATGTAACAGAAGAATATAATATCACGGTAAAAAGAACTGCCAGCCTGCAGGGGCTGACAGTAGAAGATCAGAACGGCAATCCGATTGCGATTGATCCGAGCTTCAATAAAACAAAAACAGCATATACCGTAAATGTCCTGGACAATAACAAAACCGTAACGGTAAAAGCAGTGGATCCTGTAGAAACAGAATATCCGGACGAATCACAGATTCTGTTCAACGGAAAAGCATCCGAAGATGGAAGCTATAAAGTAGATGTAGCGGATATTCTGGAAGACGGAACCACCCTTGTGATGAAACCGGACAACGGTGCAGAACAGGCAACGGAATATACCCTGACCATTAAAAAAGTAACTGCCATTTCTATGGAAGTAAAACTGGATCCGGAAAATGCACAGTTCTGTCTGTATAATGCAAAAAATGAAAGAGTTTATCCGGATGGTGGAAAATACTATCTGCTTCCGGAAACAGACTATACTTATACAGCGGCATGTGACGGATATGTAGGAAAGAGCGGTACCATTAATTATAAAGCAGATGATACAGCTGTTCTGGATATCAGCCTGGAGAAAGCAGCCGACGGTCAGGATCTGCCACAGCTGGATGCAGAGTACGGTGGATTCCGTGCGGATTCCAATAACCAGTCCGTTATCTCTTCCAAGACTCCGATCACAAAAGAAAGTATCGAAGTAAAATGGGAAAGACAGATGGGAACATCTGTAACACCTTCCAGTGGAAGTACCCCGGTTATCGTAGATAACAAAGTATATACACAGTCTGGTGGAAAACTGTATATGCTGGACAAAGAGACCGGTGAGATCTTAAAGAGCAGCGACTGCTTCATGAATGCCGGATTCAACCTGATCCCGGTAACCTACGGTGACGGTATGATCTTCGTTCCGTTAGGAGGAGGTATCCAGTGTTTCAATGCATCTACACTGGAATCTCTGTGGTGCTACAAAGGAAGAACAGGTTCCTGTAACAGCCCAATCCGTTATGAAAACGGAAGAATCTATGTAGGTTTCCAGATGGGTGATTTTGTCTGCCTGACAACGACGGATGAAGATCCGTCCAGCCAGGATGAAATGAAAACACCATTATGGACAAGCCCGAGCAGCGGCAACAATGGTTACTGGTGGGCAGGTGCCTGGACCAATGATAATTATGTATTTGCTGTAAATCAGGGAGGCGCCCTGATGGTTATGGATAAAAATACAGGCGCAACGGTACAGAAAATCCAGACAAAGGCAGATAAAGTAAGAAGTGATGTATCTTTCTATAATGGAAGAATCTATTTCTCTACACAGAGTGGCTATCTGTACTCTTATAATCTGACTGCGGATGGAAAAGTAGATCTGGATAACCTGATCGAGCCGCTGTATTATGGTGGACAAAGTACCTGTACACCAGCAGTTTATAACAACCGTCTGTATATTGGTATCTCCAGCGGAAGTACGTTCGGTGAAGACGGTGCAGCGATCCTGGTAGCGGATATCAATCCGGAGAACGGTGCGATGACAAAAGCATATCTGGTACCTACCAAATCTGATTTTGCATACTGCCAGACTTCCGGTCTGATCATCAACGGTTACGAAGATGAGGACGGCTATGTATATGTATACTTCCTGGTCAACAGTGCAAAAGGTTCTCTGTACATGGTAAAAGATAAACCGGGCATGACAGCACCGGATCCGGAAAGTGGTCTGTTCTATACACCAAGCCATGAACAGTACTGTATCGCCAGTGCGGTTGCAGACAGCGATGGTACGATCTATCTGAAGAATGACTCCGCATGGCAGTGTGCGATCCGCCGTGCAGAATCTTATCTGAAGAGCGTAGAAGTAACCGGAGGAAACGCAGTGATCGACGGCGGCAAAGATTTTGCAGGAAGTGTGAAAGAACACAGTGTTACCGTAGATATGGATACCGAAAGCGTAACCATGAACCTGACAGCCAACGAAGGAACAGAGATCCGTATGAACGGCGTGCCGGGAGCAAAACAGGAGATCGCTCTGACAGGAGATGCAACAACCGTTGAAGTAGAACTTCTGAAAGGGGAATCCACACGAATCTACAACTTTACCATTTATCGCGGACCGGTACTGGATTCTATGGAAGTGACCAACAACCCGAACTCAGGAATGGGAACAAAATTCACTATGGATCAGACTTTTGATCCGGCGAACACAGAATACACAGCAGGTATCAGTACAGCAACGAAACAGGTTACTGACGGATATATCTGGGTAAGCTGGGCAGATGCAACAGATAAGCTGACAGCAGAAGCAGTCAGCGGTGTAAGAGGTACGCCGACTATTCGAACCAATTACAAAGGTGATACATATGTCGATGTAAGCTTTTCAGAGAGAGGTGTTGGAGTGACAACATCTGCAACTGTAAAACTGACACTGACATCTGAAGACGGTTCCAGAAGCAGAACCTATACGGTAACTCTGTATACCAACAATGCATTACCAAAAGTAACACTGGCAGACGATGCCGTAGCAGAACGTACCGATTCTACAGCAACTGTAAATGTAACTACAAATAAAGAAGGTACTCTGTATTACCTGGTACAGAAAGCAGATGCAGCAGCACCGGATGCAGAGACGATCGAGAAAGATGGAAAGAGCATCGATGCAGCAGAAGGTGAAAATACTCTGAACATCGCTGATCTGACAAAAGACGGATACAAAGTATATGTAATGCTGAAAGACGCCAACGGAGCAGTATCTGCTGTTCAGAGCGCAGAACTGAAAGAACTGTGGATCAAAGGTGATCTGAACGATGATGGTGTTGTAGATCTTACCGATGTATCCCAGTTACTGGATAAGATCACAGCAGATGAGGATGTTTTACTGGCAGTCGGAGATATCAACGGAGATGGAAAGATCGATCTTACCGATGTATCTCAGTTACTTGACAGTGTAACAGCAGATTAA